The Bacillota bacterium genome includes a region encoding these proteins:
- a CDS encoding (2Fe-2S) ferredoxin domain-containing protein, producing MVTVSICVGSSCHLKGAPEVIARFKELIAEHDLWNEVELKGVFCLERCTAGVTVQIGEDFFSGVDIGRVDSLFGAEVLRRLEADRHGTHNDDKG from the coding sequence ATGGTTACGGTTTCGATCTGTGTTGGAAGCTCGTGCCACCTCAAAGGAGCTCCCGAGGTAATCGCGCGGTTCAAGGAGCTCATTGCCGAGCACGATCTCTGGAATGAGGTTGAGCTTAAGGGCGTGTTTTGCCTGGAGCGGTGTACCGCTGGCGTCACGGTACAGATAGGCGAAGATTTCTTCTCCGGAGTAGACATCGGCAGGGTCGACTCGTTGTTTGGGGCCGAGGTTCTCCGAAGGCTGGAGGCGGACAGGCATGGCACTCATAACGACGATAAGGGCTAA
- a CDS encoding PAS domain S-box protein — translation MALITTIRANCKDCYKCVRHCPMKAIRVVAGHAEVVEERCIGDGTCVRICPQGAKQVADSLQEAKAALTSARRAALSIAPSFVASLSLDDPRRLAGAARRLGFDTVAETAEAAYWVTLEHMRVSQDMPCPVISSSCPVIVNLVEKYYPDLISHLAPVASPMVAHGRMLRARHGRDIAVVFAGPCIAKKEEAARKDACEAVDAVLTFAELSKWFEEEGIDPSTEDPLDFDAEVPGRARLFPLEGGLAATAGLSTDVFFGGDLTVTGLDDCILVLDNLDAHRNSRIVELMACPGGCIGGPYIGSDVDVYTRREQVMAYYAGRWGELGPSASGASPGPARAPESVRDPGVCLAASFAPRTVGLPMPTEEQIREILAKTDKLAPEDELNCGACGYNSCREKAVAVFQGMAEVEMCMPYMRARAESMSNLIIRSTPNGIIVVDRDLSIVAVNPAFESMFGCTAEDVVGQPVDVVMDSSGFRQVFARMELVELEASYRDGALHTRQNIIYVDKRDVAVSIVTDVTREFQQRKAMQRAREDTLAKAGAVITRQMRVAQEIAGLLGETTAETKVLLTQLMKQMQNEELK, via the coding sequence ATGGCACTCATAACGACGATAAGGGCTAACTGCAAGGACTGCTACAAGTGTGTCCGGCACTGCCCGATGAAGGCCATCAGGGTGGTGGCAGGCCACGCCGAGGTTGTCGAGGAGCGTTGCATAGGTGACGGCACCTGTGTGAGGATCTGCCCGCAGGGCGCGAAGCAAGTGGCGGACTCGCTTCAGGAGGCTAAGGCGGCGCTGACCTCCGCGAGGAGGGCAGCACTCTCCATCGCCCCATCTTTCGTAGCTTCCCTTTCCCTGGACGACCCCAGGCGACTTGCCGGTGCAGCCCGGCGCCTGGGGTTCGATACCGTTGCGGAGACCGCGGAGGCAGCTTACTGGGTGACCCTGGAGCACATGCGAGTAAGCCAGGACATGCCGTGCCCCGTCATCTCGTCGAGCTGTCCCGTAATTGTGAACCTGGTGGAGAAGTACTACCCGGACCTCATATCTCACCTGGCCCCCGTGGCTTCTCCCATGGTTGCGCACGGCCGGATGCTCCGGGCCCGTCACGGGCGGGACATCGCCGTCGTGTTTGCGGGGCCTTGTATCGCGAAGAAGGAGGAGGCCGCCAGGAAGGACGCTTGTGAGGCAGTGGACGCTGTCCTGACCTTCGCTGAACTCTCGAAGTGGTTCGAGGAGGAAGGGATCGACCCATCCACTGAGGACCCTCTGGATTTCGATGCGGAAGTCCCTGGACGGGCACGGCTTTTCCCTCTCGAGGGAGGGCTGGCAGCCACTGCGGGTCTGTCCACAGACGTGTTCTTCGGGGGTGACCTCACAGTCACTGGTCTTGACGACTGCATCCTTGTCCTCGACAACCTGGACGCCCATAGGAACTCAAGGATAGTCGAACTCATGGCATGCCCCGGGGGCTGTATCGGCGGCCCTTATATCGGATCCGACGTGGACGTCTACACCAGGCGTGAGCAGGTGATGGCCTACTATGCCGGGCGGTGGGGTGAGCTGGGGCCTTCTGCTTCCGGAGCATCACCCGGGCCAGCGAGGGCACCGGAGTCTGTCCGGGATCCTGGGGTGTGTCTCGCGGCGAGTTTCGCTCCCCGCACTGTGGGACTCCCAATGCCCACTGAGGAGCAGATCAGGGAGATTCTCGCGAAGACTGACAAGTTGGCGCCCGAGGACGAGTTGAACTGCGGCGCGTGCGGGTACAACTCCTGCCGCGAGAAGGCCGTGGCTGTGTTCCAGGGGATGGCCGAAGTGGAGATGTGCATGCCCTACATGCGAGCGAGGGCGGAGTCCATGTCGAACTTGATAATCAGGTCGACCCCTAACGGCATCATCGTAGTGGACAGGGACTTATCGATCGTCGCTGTGAACCCCGCCTTCGAGTCCATGTTCGGGTGTACCGCCGAGGATGTGGTGGGGCAGCCTGTTGACGTAGTGATGGACTCTTCAGGCTTCCGTCAGGTCTTCGCCAGGATGGAGCTGGTAGAACTCGAGGCGTCTTACCGCGACGGCGCTCTCCACACGAGGCAGAACATCATCTATGTGGACAAGAGGGATGTGGCGGTCTCGATCGTTACAGATGTCACCCGGGAGTTCCAACAGCGAAAGGCGATGCAGCGGGCACGGGAGGACACCCTCGCGAAAGCGGGCGCGGTGATCACGAGGCAGATGCGGGTCGCCCAGGAGATAGCGGGGCTGCTCGGGGAGACGACGGCCGAGACGAAGGTTCTTCTCACTCAGCTCATGAAGCAGATGCAGAACGAGGAGCTGAAATAG
- a CDS encoding serine/threonine-protein phosphatase, with the protein MRKLHVEAAAASLSKHGEQLCGDHVEIARTEDSVIAVLSDGLGSGVKANILAMLTTRIAVTMLKGGAEIDDVVDTITRTLPICQVRKVAYSTFAIVQVFRDGRAYLVEYDTPDAFHVTGGQVRKVETARRTVADKVVREANFTLEPGDHLFLVSDGVIYAGIGGILNLGWQWPNVADYIGRITPRGAQDAALLAGWIVDVCDQFYAGKPGDDASVVVIAVREPRRVTVAVGPPKNPEDDGKMVENLVRAPGKKVVCGGTTGKIVARETGHELQVELESMDRGVPPTAKLHGMDLVTEGIITLSRTLERLSDFQKHGRATGSLGGEDGASRLARILMDADRVDFIVGQAVNPAHQNPDLPISTTLKGQVLDEIRAILEGAGKETSTVYY; encoded by the coding sequence ATGAGGAAGCTGCACGTAGAGGCAGCAGCGGCCTCACTCTCAAAGCACGGGGAGCAACTTTGCGGAGACCACGTGGAAATCGCCCGGACCGAGGACTCCGTAATCGCGGTGCTCTCGGACGGCCTTGGAAGCGGTGTGAAAGCCAATATCCTGGCGATGCTCACCACCAGGATCGCGGTGACCATGCTCAAAGGCGGCGCGGAGATAGATGACGTGGTCGACACGATTACCCGGACCCTTCCCATATGCCAGGTGAGGAAGGTGGCATACTCCACCTTCGCCATCGTTCAGGTGTTCCGGGACGGCCGAGCCTATCTCGTGGAATACGATACGCCTGACGCGTTCCACGTAACCGGCGGCCAGGTCCGGAAGGTCGAGACAGCCAGGCGGACGGTAGCCGACAAAGTGGTCCGGGAGGCGAACTTCACGCTTGAGCCCGGAGACCACTTGTTCCTGGTGAGCGATGGGGTGATCTATGCTGGGATCGGCGGGATTCTCAACCTGGGCTGGCAATGGCCCAATGTGGCCGACTACATCGGCCGTATTACTCCCCGGGGGGCGCAGGACGCCGCGCTCTTGGCCGGGTGGATTGTTGATGTATGCGACCAGTTCTACGCGGGTAAGCCAGGCGACGATGCCTCGGTCGTAGTAATCGCGGTCAGAGAGCCGAGGAGGGTCACAGTGGCGGTTGGTCCTCCCAAGAACCCCGAGGATGACGGGAAGATGGTTGAGAACCTGGTGCGTGCGCCCGGCAAGAAAGTGGTGTGCGGCGGGACCACCGGGAAAATAGTTGCCCGGGAGACAGGGCATGAACTGCAGGTGGAGCTTGAGAGCATGGACCGGGGGGTTCCGCCCACGGCCAAGCTGCATGGGATGGACCTGGTGACGGAGGGGATCATCACGCTTTCCCGGACTCTGGAGAGGCTCTCTGACTTCCAGAAGCACGGGCGCGCTACGGGGAGCCTCGGGGGCGAAGATGGGGCAAGCCGGCTTGCACGGATCCTGATGGATGCTGACCGGGTGGATTTCATAGTCGGGCAGGCAGTGAACCCCGCGCACCAGAATCCGGATCTGCCCATAAGCACCACTTTGAAAGGCCAGGTGTTGGACGAGATAAGAGCCATCCTCGAGGGCGCGGGCAAAGAGACCAGCACGGTCTACTATTAG
- a CDS encoding NAD(P)H-dependent oxidoreductase subunit E — protein MALLETAGRRFEKVNEVIQRHGRDQSALIPILQEVQEEYRYLPEEILTYIATAMGLPTATVFGVATFYAQFSLEPKGKYIIRVCDGTACHVRHSMPIYDAVRSKLNLKDGKYTSPDLRFTVETVACLGACGLAPVMTVNDKVYGRMTPEAASIIIDQLLQTDGEN, from the coding sequence ATGGCACTCCTCGAAACGGCGGGGCGGAGATTCGAAAAGGTCAATGAGGTAATCCAACGGCACGGACGCGATCAGTCGGCACTCATACCCATACTTCAGGAGGTCCAGGAGGAGTACAGGTACCTTCCTGAGGAGATTCTCACTTACATCGCCACGGCGATGGGGCTCCCCACGGCCACAGTGTTTGGGGTGGCCACATTCTATGCGCAGTTCTCACTCGAACCGAAAGGCAAGTACATCATCCGGGTGTGCGACGGCACGGCGTGCCATGTCAGGCATTCGATGCCCATATATGACGCCGTCAGGTCCAAGCTTAACCTGAAGGACGGCAAGTACACCAGTCCCGACCTAAGGTTCACAGTGGAGACTGTGGCATGCCTCGGAGCGTGCGGGCTTGCTCCCGTGATGACAGTGAACGACAAGGTTTACGGGAGGATGACTCCGGAAGCGGCATCAATCATAATCGACCAGCTTCTGCAAACGGACGGTGAGAACTGA
- the nuoF gene encoding NADH-quinone oxidoreductase subunit NuoF encodes MIRTREDLERLAADYRTALHSRPRRVAVCAGPGCALNGSMQVYEEFRKIIREKGLLWELDTIDESKEGDVGVAKTGCHGFCDIGPLVRIDPEGILYTGVRAEDVSEIVETTLVGGGTVDRLLYRQSDSGPAYVHEQEVPFYRNQVKVALSGCGRIDPDDIREYIANDGYQALSKAIFDLLPQEIIEEVTQSGLRGRGGGGFPTGRKWMFAHSQKADQKYVVCNGDEGDPGAFMDRCVMEGDPHRVIEGLAIAGRAIGASHGYFYVRAEYPMAIKRLKNAVAQARSMGILGENILGSDFSFDVTIKEGAGAFVCGEETALLASIEGKRGMPRPRPPYPAVSGLFGKPTVINNVETLANVPPIILRGAKWFQAMGQTTSSGTKTFALTGQVANTGLIEIPMGKTLREVVFDVGGGVKGGRKFKAVQIGGPSGGCLTAEHLDLPLDYDSLQRAGAMVGSGGLVVMDEGTCMVEVARFFMHFTQNESCGKCVPCREGTKRMLEILEKIVNGKATLEDLDTLEEIALVVKESSLCALGKTAPNPVLTTLRYFRDEYMAHVVDRRCPAGVCSAFKTYVVDAEKCKGCTKCQKVCPVGAISGEVKKPHVIDGSKCIKCGACAEACTFGAISLG; translated from the coding sequence ATGATTAGGACGAGAGAGGACCTTGAAAGACTTGCGGCAGACTACAGGACTGCCCTACATTCCCGCCCAAGGCGCGTCGCTGTATGCGCGGGGCCCGGGTGCGCGCTCAATGGGTCCATGCAGGTGTACGAGGAATTCCGGAAGATCATTCGAGAGAAAGGCCTTCTGTGGGAGCTTGATACCATCGACGAATCTAAAGAGGGAGACGTCGGTGTGGCCAAGACAGGCTGCCACGGGTTCTGTGATATAGGCCCGCTGGTGCGGATCGACCCGGAGGGGATCCTCTATACGGGGGTCCGCGCGGAGGATGTCTCCGAGATCGTCGAGACCACTCTGGTGGGCGGCGGGACAGTCGACAGGCTTCTCTACCGCCAATCGGACAGTGGGCCGGCCTATGTCCACGAGCAGGAAGTCCCATTCTACAGGAACCAGGTCAAGGTGGCTTTGAGCGGGTGCGGCAGGATCGACCCGGATGACATAAGAGAGTATATTGCGAACGACGGATACCAGGCGTTGAGCAAGGCTATCTTCGACCTGCTTCCACAGGAGATAATCGAAGAGGTCACCCAGAGCGGACTCCGGGGCCGTGGAGGAGGAGGCTTCCCCACGGGGCGGAAATGGATGTTCGCCCACTCCCAGAAGGCGGACCAGAAGTATGTTGTCTGTAACGGAGATGAGGGAGACCCGGGCGCCTTCATGGACAGATGCGTGATGGAAGGTGACCCTCACCGGGTCATAGAAGGCCTTGCCATCGCCGGGAGGGCCATAGGCGCGTCCCACGGCTACTTCTACGTGAGGGCGGAGTACCCCATGGCCATCAAGCGGCTGAAGAACGCAGTGGCTCAGGCGCGGAGCATGGGGATTCTTGGGGAGAACATCCTCGGCAGCGACTTCTCGTTCGATGTGACGATAAAGGAAGGGGCTGGGGCTTTTGTCTGCGGTGAGGAGACTGCACTGCTAGCCTCGATTGAAGGCAAGAGGGGTATGCCGAGGCCCAGGCCGCCTTACCCGGCGGTCAGCGGGCTTTTCGGGAAGCCCACGGTCATAAACAACGTGGAAACCCTGGCCAACGTGCCTCCGATCATACTTCGGGGCGCCAAGTGGTTCCAGGCCATGGGACAGACCACAAGCTCAGGCACGAAGACCTTCGCCCTCACCGGGCAGGTGGCCAATACCGGGCTCATCGAGATTCCCATGGGGAAGACCTTGCGTGAAGTAGTCTTCGATGTCGGTGGCGGAGTGAAAGGCGGCCGGAAGTTCAAGGCTGTCCAGATCGGAGGGCCGTCTGGAGGCTGCCTCACCGCCGAGCATCTGGACTTGCCGCTGGACTACGATTCCCTGCAGCGGGCGGGGGCCATGGTGGGGTCCGGCGGGCTTGTCGTCATGGACGAAGGAACCTGTATGGTGGAGGTAGCACGGTTCTTCATGCACTTCACCCAGAATGAGTCCTGCGGCAAGTGCGTGCCCTGCCGGGAAGGCACCAAGAGAATGCTGGAGATCCTCGAGAAGATCGTGAACGGCAAGGCGACCCTCGAGGACCTGGATACTCTCGAGGAGATCGCCCTCGTGGTGAAGGAGAGCTCCCTCTGCGCGCTAGGCAAGACCGCGCCGAATCCCGTTCTGACCACGCTCCGGTACTTCCGCGACGAGTACATGGCTCACGTGGTCGACAGACGGTGTCCGGCCGGCGTATGCTCCGCTTTCAAGACCTATGTAGTAGATGCGGAGAAGTGCAAAGGGTGCACCAAGTGCCAGAAGGTGTGTCCCGTCGGGGCCATCTCCGGCGAGGTGAAAAAACCTCACGTGATCGACGGATCGAAGTGCATCAAGTGCGGAGCTTGCGCCGAAGCATGCACGTTCGGAGCTATATCACTCGGGTGA